From a single Okeanomitos corallinicola TIOX110 genomic region:
- a CDS encoding alpha/beta fold hydrolase, which produces MTITTQNLPTTLEKQVWTWEDYKIQYTVMGTGQPLVLIHGFGASIGHWRKNIPVLANAGYRVYALDLLGFGGSDKAAIDYSMEVWVKLLKDFYDQHIQTPAIFIGNSIGALLSLIILTEHSEIAAGGVLINSAGGLSHRPHELNPVLRIFMATFNKLVANPVTGKFVFNRIRQKSQIRRTLYQVYCDRNAVTDELVDLLYTPSCDPGAQQVFASILTAPPGPSPEELLPQLKSPLLVIWGANDPWTPITGAKIYETAGNDGKDIKIVPIPNAGHCPHDEVPDIVNTAIIDWLADKN; this is translated from the coding sequence ATGACGATAACAACCCAGAATTTACCAACCACATTAGAAAAACAAGTTTGGACTTGGGAAGATTACAAAATTCAGTATACCGTTATGGGTACAGGCCAACCCTTGGTACTCATCCACGGTTTTGGAGCTTCCATCGGTCACTGGCGTAAAAATATCCCCGTTTTGGCTAATGCTGGTTATCGGGTGTATGCTTTGGATCTTTTAGGTTTTGGTGGTTCAGACAAAGCAGCAATAGATTATAGCATGGAAGTGTGGGTAAAATTATTAAAAGATTTTTATGACCAACATATCCAAACACCAGCTATATTTATTGGTAATTCCATTGGCGCACTTTTGAGTTTAATAATTCTGACAGAACATTCTGAAATTGCCGCTGGTGGGGTGTTAATTAATTCTGCGGGTGGTTTGAGTCATCGTCCCCACGAATTAAACCCAGTTTTAAGAATTTTCATGGCTACTTTTAACAAGTTGGTAGCTAACCCTGTTACCGGCAAATTTGTGTTTAATCGCATTCGTCAAAAATCGCAAATTCGGCGTACATTATATCAAGTATATTGCGATCGCAATGCCGTTACCGATGAACTTGTTGATTTACTCTACACACCATCCTGTGACCCAGGAGCGCAACAAGTTTTTGCTTCTATCTTGACAGCACCTCCTGGTCCAAGTCCCGAAGAACTATTACCACAGTTAAAATCACCATTATTAGTTATTTGGGGTGCAAATGATCCTTGGACACCAATTACCGGAGCGAAAATTTATGAAACAGCGGGTAATGATGGTAAAGATATCAAAATTGTACCCATTCCTAACGCCGGTCACTGTCCCCATGATGAAGTTCCAGATATCGTCAACACTGCAATTATTGACTGGTTAGCAGATAAAAATTAG
- a CDS encoding serine/threonine-protein kinase: protein MEFDVNDGHKKHKTNQNYPDLSIFGYQIIKELGRNLEGGRITYLAEQLNCQQKVVIKEFCFTKITSDWYGVKAYEREIKLLQTLHHPRIPCYLHSFEKPGFFYLVQEYKKAPSLGFKRCFYPEEIKKIALSILEILVYLQQHNTPIIHRDIKPENILVDQQLQAYLVDFGLAQVQTEKADLSTLVVGTPGFIPPEEQFGDSLTTGSDLYSLGATLICLLTNTRAGEIGKLIDDHYRFNFQKLLPHLHPNFRSWLKKMVEPNYKHRYVNAGEALAALQPIQVMGSRKKLGNFWMVISQKKNLAILSLSIMGILLGWGASSMISLPGNAVNSSVQVKPNIGTNSPQVNLK from the coding sequence ATGGAGTTTGACGTAAATGATGGACACAAAAAACATAAAACCAATCAAAATTATCCAGATTTATCCATATTTGGTTATCAAATAATTAAAGAATTAGGGCGAAATTTAGAAGGAGGACGCATTACTTACCTAGCTGAACAGCTTAACTGTCAACAGAAAGTAGTAATTAAAGAATTTTGTTTTACGAAGATAACCTCTGATTGGTATGGTGTAAAAGCCTACGAACGGGAAATTAAACTTTTACAAACATTACATCATCCTCGTATTCCTTGTTATTTACATTCCTTTGAAAAACCAGGTTTTTTTTACTTGGTTCAAGAATATAAAAAAGCACCATCATTAGGATTTAAACGCTGTTTTTATCCCGAAGAAATAAAAAAAATTGCCTTATCAATTTTAGAAATTTTAGTTTATTTACAACAACATAATACACCAATCATTCACCGAGATATAAAGCCAGAAAACATTTTAGTAGATCAACAATTACAAGCTTATTTAGTTGATTTTGGTTTAGCACAAGTGCAAACAGAAAAAGCTGACTTGAGTACATTAGTTGTGGGTACTCCAGGGTTTATTCCTCCCGAAGAACAATTTGGAGATTCTTTAACAACAGGATCAGATTTATATAGTTTAGGTGCAACATTAATCTGTTTACTTACTAATACTCGTGCTGGGGAAATTGGTAAATTAATTGATGATCATTATCGCTTTAATTTCCAAAAATTACTACCTCATCTTCATCCAAATTTTCGGTCATGGTTAAAGAAAATGGTAGAACCTAACTACAAACATCGCTATGTTAATGCAGGGGAAGCTTTAGCAGCGCTTCAACCAATTCAGGTGATGGGTTCAAGAAAAAAACTGGGTAATTTTTGGATGGTTATATCTCAGAAGAAAAACTTAGCTATTCTGAGTTTAAGTATCATGGGAATATTGTTAGGTTGGGGAGCAAGTTCAATGATTTCTTTACCCGGTAATGCTGTTAATTCTAGTGTGCAGGTAAAGCCGAATATAGGCACTAATTCTCCTCAAGTAAATTTAAAATAG
- the uvrA gene encoding excinuclease ABC subunit UvrA produces MPEQSKNPLNGHLPNPQNSQNTIRIRGARQHNLKNIDLELPRDQLIVFTGVSGSGKSSLAFDTIFAEGQRRYVESLSAYARQFLGQLDKPDVEAIEGLSPAISIDQKSTSHNPRSTVGTVTEIYDYLRLLYGRAGEPHCPHCDRSISPQTIDEMCDRILALPDRTRFQILAPMVRGKKGTHRKLISSLAAQGFARIRVNGEVRELSDSIELDKNHTHDIELVIDRLVKKDGIQERLVDSLSTCLKQSNGIAIIQVLNDTLDKVTQERQHSKYIENEGESQGISEQELPTEMVFSENFACPEHGAVMEELSPRLFSFNSPYGACSHCHGIGTLRRFSEELVIPNVDAPIYAAIAPWSEKENSYYLELLYSLGLDYGFELQTQWSKLTTEQQNIILHGEEKPTAETQRKQSFKGVIPILQRQYEGGTELVKQKLDQYLIDQPCEVCGGKRLKPEALAVKLGQYGILDLTSVAIRECRVRVDNLKLTPRQMQIADLVLKEVKARLQFLLDVGLDYLTLDRPAMTLSGGEAQRIRLATQIGSGLTGVLYVLDEPSIGLHQRDNGRLLKTLTKLRDLGNTLIVVEHDEETIRAADYIVDIGPGAGIHGGNIISQGSLENLLNAEASLTGAYLSGRKVIHTPAERREGNGRSLRIKNAHRNNLQNIDVEIPLGKLVAVTGVSGSGKSTLINELLYPALQNHLLKRVPLPKEIEEIKGLNCVDKAIVIDQSPIGRTPRSNPATYTGVFDVIRDVFSQTIEAKTRGYKPGQFSFNVKGGRCEACSGQGVNVIEMNFLPDVYVQCEVCKGARYNRETLQVKYKEKSISDVLNMTVEEALAFCENIPKAVNRLQTLVDVGLGYVQLGQPATTLSGGEAQRVKLATELSRRATGKTLYLIDEPTTGLSFYDVHKLLDVLQRLVDKGNSILVIEHNLDVIRCADWVIDLGPEGGDKGGEIIAAGTPEEVAENQRSYTGKYLKQVLQQYPAVV; encoded by the coding sequence ATGCCAGAACAATCAAAAAATCCTTTAAACGGTCATCTTCCCAACCCCCAAAACAGCCAAAATACTATTCGCATTCGGGGTGCTAGGCAGCATAATCTCAAAAATATTGATTTGGAATTACCCCGTGATCAGTTGATTGTGTTTACTGGCGTTTCTGGTTCGGGTAAGTCCTCTTTGGCCTTTGATACTATCTTTGCAGAAGGTCAACGCCGTTATGTAGAATCCCTAAGCGCCTATGCTCGGCAATTTTTGGGTCAGTTGGATAAACCCGATGTGGAAGCAATTGAGGGTTTAAGTCCCGCTATTTCTATTGACCAAAAATCAACTTCTCATAATCCCCGTTCTACGGTGGGAACAGTCACGGAAATTTATGATTATCTGCGGTTGTTATATGGCCGCGCTGGTGAACCCCACTGTCCCCATTGCGATCGCTCGATCTCTCCCCAAACCATTGACGAAATGTGCGATCGCATCCTTGCACTTCCCGACCGTACCCGCTTCCAAATTCTCGCACCGATGGTCAGGGGGAAAAAGGGAACTCACCGCAAATTAATCTCCAGTTTAGCTGCTCAAGGTTTTGCACGCATCAGGGTAAATGGAGAGGTCAGAGAACTCTCAGATTCCATTGAGTTAGATAAAAATCATACACACGATATAGAACTGGTTATTGACAGGCTAGTTAAAAAAGACGGAATTCAAGAGCGTTTAGTTGATTCTCTGTCCACCTGCCTTAAGCAATCTAACGGAATTGCTATAATTCAAGTATTAAATGATACCTTAGATAAGGTAACGCAGGAGCGACAACATAGTAAGTATATAGAAAATGAGGGGGAAAGTCAAGGTATTTCTGAACAAGAATTACCCACAGAAATGGTGTTTTCAGAAAACTTTGCTTGTCCAGAACATGGTGCGGTAATGGAGGAATTATCACCACGTTTGTTTTCTTTTAATTCACCTTATGGAGCTTGTTCTCATTGTCATGGCATTGGTACTTTAAGAAGGTTTTCTGAAGAATTAGTCATACCTAATGTAGATGCACCGATTTATGCAGCGATCGCACCTTGGTCAGAAAAGGAAAATTCCTACTATTTAGAACTGTTATATAGTTTGGGATTAGATTATGGGTTTGAATTACAAACTCAGTGGAGTAAATTAACAACCGAACAGCAAAACATCATTTTACATGGGGAAGAAAAACCAACCGCAGAGACACAAAGGAAGCAGAGTTTTAAAGGTGTCATTCCCATTTTACAAAGGCAATATGAAGGGGGAACAGAATTAGTTAAACAGAAATTAGATCAGTATTTAATAGATCAACCCTGTGAAGTTTGTGGAGGAAAAAGGTTAAAACCAGAAGCCTTAGCAGTGAAGTTAGGACAATATGGAATTTTAGATTTAACCAGTGTAGCAATTCGGGAATGTCGGGTCAGAGTTGATAACTTAAAATTGACTCCTCGACAAATGCAAATTGCCGACTTAGTTTTAAAAGAAGTTAAAGCCAGACTGCAATTTTTATTAGATGTGGGATTAGATTATCTCACCTTAGATCGTCCCGCCATGACATTATCAGGAGGAGAAGCCCAAAGAATTAGACTAGCCACACAAATCGGTTCGGGATTAACAGGAGTTCTCTACGTTTTAGACGAACCAAGTATAGGTTTGCATCAAAGAGATAACGGACGTTTATTAAAAACCTTAACCAAATTACGAGACTTAGGCAACACATTAATAGTTGTTGAACATGACGAAGAAACCATTCGTGCAGCGGATTATATAGTTGATATTGGCCCCGGTGCAGGAATTCATGGGGGAAATATAATTTCCCAAGGAAGTTTAGAGAACTTATTAAACGCCGAAGCTTCATTAACAGGAGCTTACCTATCAGGAAGAAAAGTCATTCACACCCCAGCCGAAAGAAGAGAAGGAAACGGTAGAAGTTTAAGAATCAAAAACGCCCATCGTAACAACTTACAAAATATAGACGTAGAAATTCCACTAGGAAAACTTGTTGCTGTCACCGGAGTTTCCGGTTCAGGAAAATCAACCTTAATCAACGAACTACTTTATCCAGCTTTACAAAATCATCTCTTAAAAAGAGTTCCCTTACCCAAAGAAATCGAAGAAATCAAAGGATTAAACTGTGTAGATAAAGCCATAGTTATTGATCAATCACCCATAGGCAGAACACCCAGATCAAACCCTGCCACCTACACTGGAGTTTTCGATGTAATTCGTGATGTATTTTCCCAAACCATCGAAGCCAAAACCAGAGGATATAAACCAGGACAATTTTCTTTTAACGTCAAAGGTGGCAGATGTGAAGCGTGCAGTGGACAGGGAGTAAACGTGATTGAAATGAACTTTTTACCAGACGTTTATGTCCAATGCGAAGTATGTAAAGGTGCAAGATATAACCGCGAAACTCTACAAGTTAAATACAAAGAAAAATCAATTTCCGACGTTCTCAACATGACCGTTGAAGAAGCATTAGCATTTTGTGAAAACATTCCCAAAGCAGTGAACAGATTACAAACATTAGTAGACGTTGGTTTAGGTTATGTACAACTAGGACAACCAGCCACAACCCTATCAGGAGGAGAAGCACAAAGAGTAAAATTAGCAACAGAATTATCTCGACGTGCTACAGGAAAAACCCTTTACTTAATAGATGAACCAACCACAGGTTTGTCTTTTTACGATGTTCATAAATTATTGGATGTCTTGCAAAGATTAGTAGATAAAGGAAATTCAATCTTAGTAATTGAACACAATTTAGATGTCATTCGTTGTGCAGATTGGGTAATAGACTTAGGACCAGAAGGAGGGGACAAAGGAGGGGAAATCATAGCCGCGGGAACACCAGAAGAAGTAGCTGAAAATCAACGTTCTTATACAGGGAAATATCTCAAACAAGTATTACAACAATATCCCGCAGTTGTCTAA
- a CDS encoding ATP-binding protein — MNDQELEFLLNDMESDRVERKASIADRGRLCEAICAFANDLPNHQKSGVLFIGVNDNGTCANLTIDDQLLKTLSGMRDDGNTLPFPAMIVQKRNINGCELAVVIVEPADAPPVRFKGRVWIRVGPRRATATAEEERRLTEKRRSKDLPFDLQPLTSASLDDLDLEIFRRVYLPSSLANDVLQENQRPVEQQLKSMRFATIDALPKPTILGVLVIGNDPRQFVPCAYIQFIRIDGTELTDPIKDQKEIGGALPDLLRMLDEIFQVNISVATDITAQPIELQQPDYPIVALQQLGRNAVLHRTYEGTNAPVRITWFNDRIEIQNPGGPFGQVNKQNFGQPGITDYRNPHLAEAMKNLGYVQRFGLGIELARQQLLKNGNPPLEFTVEDAHVLVTLKRKL; from the coding sequence ATGAATGATCAGGAATTAGAATTTCTCCTTAATGATATGGAATCAGATCGAGTAGAACGCAAGGCTTCAATAGCCGATAGAGGCAGACTTTGTGAAGCCATTTGTGCATTTGCTAATGATTTACCAAACCATCAAAAATCAGGAGTTTTATTTATTGGAGTTAATGATAATGGAACTTGTGCAAATCTGACCATAGATGATCAACTTCTCAAGACACTTTCAGGTATGAGAGATGATGGCAATACCTTACCTTTTCCAGCCATGATTGTACAAAAACGCAATATTAATGGTTGTGAATTAGCAGTTGTAATTGTAGAACCTGCGGATGCTCCACCTGTACGTTTTAAAGGCAGAGTTTGGATCAGAGTAGGTCCCCGTAGAGCTACAGCCACAGCAGAAGAAGAACGCCGCTTGACTGAAAAAAGACGTTCAAAAGATTTACCTTTTGATCTTCAGCCTTTAACATCAGCTAGTTTAGATGATCTAGATTTAGAAATTTTCCGTCGTGTTTATTTGCCATCATCCTTAGCAAATGATGTTTTACAAGAAAATCAACGTCCCGTTGAACAACAACTCAAATCAATGCGGTTTGCAACTATTGATGCGTTGCCTAAACCAACTATTTTAGGTGTCTTAGTTATTGGTAATGACCCTAGACAATTTGTTCCCTGTGCCTATATTCAATTTATCCGCATTGATGGTACTGAATTAACAGACCCAATTAAAGATCAAAAAGAAATTGGTGGTGCGCTACCAGATTTATTGAGAATGCTAGATGAAATTTTCCAAGTTAATATATCTGTTGCTACTGACATTACAGCCCAACCAATTGAATTACAACAACCCGATTATCCCATAGTTGCCCTACAACAATTAGGAAGAAATGCAGTCCTCCATCGTACCTATGAAGGGACAAATGCCCCAGTGAGAATTACATGGTTTAACGACAGAATTGAAATTCAAAATCCTGGTGGTCCTTTTGGTCAAGTAAATAAACAGAACTTTGGACAACCAGGGATAACTGATTATCGTAATCCTCACCTTGCTGAAGCCATGAAAAACCTTGGTTATGTGCAAAGATTTGGTTTAGGAATTGAACTTGCTCGTCAACAACTTTTGAAAAATGGTAATCCACCTTTAGAGTTTACTGTAGAAGATGCCCATGTTTTGGTAACATTAAAAAGAAAATTATAA
- a CDS encoding AAA family ATPase, with protein MSAKIIAFFNNKERVGKTSLVYHLAWMYQDLGLRVVAADLDPQANLTAAFLDEERLEQIWLANSETTTVFDCVQPLLKGIGDIDNPHLEYFPESEKLALLVGDLALSGFEDELSAQWLNCLGGGGEERAFRVISAFWRILQNTAIQHKANIILMDLGPNLGAINRAALISADYIVIPMMLDLVSYLALQNIGYPLQSWKKDWKELLSQNRENPFSSLSLPQGNLEPIGYIISQASMRLHSSLNPTYNRFINYIPKTYQGFILNQPIENNIFIEDDPNCLALLKNYQSLMPMAQEAHKPMFHLKPADGAIGAHTKVVRNVYDDFKKLAYKIAERTQVNIPEI; from the coding sequence ATGAGTGCAAAGATTATAGCTTTTTTTAATAATAAGGAAAGAGTTGGCAAAACTTCCTTAGTCTACCATTTAGCATGGATGTATCAAGACTTAGGACTGCGAGTAGTTGCTGCTGATTTAGATCCCCAAGCTAATCTGACTGCTGCTTTTTTAGATGAAGAACGTTTGGAACAAATTTGGTTAGCAAATAGTGAAACAACAACAGTATTTGATTGTGTACAACCATTGTTAAAAGGGATTGGTGATATTGATAATCCACATTTAGAATATTTCCCAGAATCTGAAAAATTAGCTCTTTTAGTGGGAGATTTAGCACTTTCCGGTTTTGAAGATGAACTTTCAGCCCAATGGCTAAATTGTCTTGGTGGTGGAGGAGAAGAAAGAGCTTTTCGAGTAATTTCTGCTTTTTGGAGAATTTTACAAAATACTGCCATTCAACATAAAGCCAACATAATATTAATGGATTTAGGTCCCAATTTAGGAGCAATAAATCGTGCAGCCTTAATTTCAGCAGATTATATTGTGATACCAATGATGTTAGATTTAGTGTCATATCTAGCATTACAAAATATTGGCTATCCTTTGCAATCTTGGAAAAAAGATTGGAAGGAGTTATTAAGCCAAAACAGGGAAAATCCTTTTAGTAGTCTATCATTACCACAAGGTAATTTAGAACCTATCGGTTACATTATTTCGCAGGCATCAATGCGATTACATAGTTCATTAAACCCTACATATAATCGCTTCATAAATTACATTCCCAAAACTTATCAAGGATTTATTCTAAATCAGCCTATAGAAAATAATATCTTTATCGAAGATGATCCAAATTGTTTAGCTTTACTAAAAAACTACCAAAGTTTAATGCCAATGGCACAAGAAGCTCATAAACCTATGTTTCACCTAAAACCTGCTGATGGTGCTATTGGCGCTCATACTAAGGTAGTAAGAAATGTCTATGATGATTTTAAAAAATTAGCTTACAAGATAGCAGAAAGAACACAAGTAAACATTCCAGAAATCTAA
- a CDS encoding DUF2358 domain-containing protein, translated as MKLEIPKIIDVLKQDLPTLFEEDISYDIYADDIFFRDPVNKFKGKFNYRIIFWTLRFHGQLFFTELAFDLHDVSQTAPDTILATWTVRGVLRVPWKARLFFNGYSTYKLNDDGLIYEHIDTWDREAGEILKQFFRKGE; from the coding sequence ATGAAGTTAGAAATACCAAAAATAATTGATGTTCTCAAACAAGATTTACCGACTTTGTTTGAGGAGGATATTTCTTATGATATTTATGCAGATGATATCTTTTTTCGTGACCCGGTGAATAAGTTTAAGGGTAAGTTTAATTATCGGATTATTTTTTGGACTTTGCGTTTTCATGGTCAGTTGTTTTTTACGGAACTTGCTTTTGATTTACATGATGTTTCTCAAACTGCACCAGATACGATTTTAGCAACTTGGACGGTGCGGGGGGTGTTGCGTGTTCCTTGGAAAGCGCGGTTATTTTTTAATGGTTATTCCACTTATAAATTGAATGATGATGGTTTGATTTATGAACATATTGATACTTGGGATAGGGAAGCTGGGGAGATTTTAAAGCAGTTTTTTAGGAAGGGGGAGTGA
- a CDS encoding family 10 glycosylhydrolase: MSKVEIRGVWLTRTDSQVFNSRHNIAKAMEFLAEMGFNVVFPVVWNQGVTLYPSQTMWKMFGIEIDSRFLGRDPLQELVEEARKVGLKVIPWFEYGFASSYHDNGGFLLKQRPEWEAYNFQGKLLKKNGFEWLNAFDFQVQEFLLNLFLEVVKNYDVDGVQGDDRFPALPSEGGYDQLTVNRYFQEFKKHPPKNHQDKQWLQWRANILTDVLGLLYQEIKAVNPNLFVSMSPNIYDWGLREYLQDYPTWLKQGFVDIIHPQIYRRDFLSYKCILTRLVNQQFTNAMLPRLAPGILIKLGKYTMKPDLLLRVIEYHRHIGINGEVCFFYEGLRDNNNLLGKVFKKGAYSQSARFPSLADLQVMNGGYPRSISILQRLEKQLRNIFRM; the protein is encoded by the coding sequence ATGAGTAAAGTTGAAATACGTGGTGTTTGGTTAACGAGAACTGATAGTCAGGTTTTTAATTCCAGACACAACATTGCTAAAGCAATGGAATTTTTAGCAGAGATGGGTTTTAATGTCGTGTTTCCTGTGGTTTGGAATCAAGGAGTTACCTTATACCCAAGTCAAACAATGTGGAAGATGTTTGGTATAGAAATTGATTCGAGATTTTTAGGACGTGATCCTTTACAGGAATTAGTAGAGGAAGCGAGAAAGGTAGGGTTAAAAGTTATTCCTTGGTTTGAATATGGTTTTGCTAGTTCTTATCATGATAATGGAGGTTTTTTATTAAAGCAAAGACCTGAATGGGAAGCTTATAATTTTCAAGGAAAGTTATTAAAAAAGAATGGGTTTGAATGGTTAAATGCTTTTGATTTTCAGGTACAGGAATTTTTGTTAAATTTATTTTTGGAAGTAGTTAAAAACTATGATGTTGATGGTGTACAGGGAGATGATCGTTTTCCGGCTTTACCATCAGAAGGAGGTTATGATCAATTAACTGTTAATCGTTATTTTCAGGAATTCAAAAAACATCCACCTAAAAATCATCAAGATAAACAGTGGTTACAGTGGAGAGCTAATATTTTAACTGATGTTTTAGGATTACTTTATCAAGAGATAAAAGCAGTTAACCCTAATTTATTTGTTTCCATGTCTCCGAACATTTATGATTGGGGGTTGCGGGAATATTTACAAGATTATCCTACATGGTTAAAGCAAGGATTTGTTGATATTATTCATCCCCAAATTTATCGCCGGGATTTTTTGAGTTATAAATGTATTTTGACTAGGTTGGTAAATCAGCAGTTTACAAATGCAATGTTACCAAGATTAGCACCGGGAATTTTAATTAAGTTGGGAAAATATACAATGAAACCAGATTTATTATTAAGGGTGATAGAATATCATCGTCATATAGGAATTAATGGGGAGGTATGTTTTTTCTATGAGGGTTTGCGGGATAATAATAATCTGTTGGGTAAGGTTTTTAAAAAAGGTGCATATTCCCAATCGGCAAGATTTCCTAGTTTAGCAGATTTACAAGTTATGAATGGGGGTTATCCCCGGTCTATTTCTATTTTGCAAAGGTTGGAAAAACAGTTGAGAAATATTTTTAGGATGTAA
- a CDS encoding pentapeptide repeat-containing protein, whose translation MKRQLLTAIALVAPLLFANSVQAGNNQDLQKLLSTGECQRCQLSGANLSGAHLIGADLRGANLQGANLTEANLEGADLTGANLAGADLTSAFVTNVNLKQANLNGVNLTSATINDSNVYKASMNDLTITGAEIYNTGIGIGGDSSEIPDWD comes from the coding sequence ATGAAACGTCAGCTACTAACTGCAATCGCCTTAGTCGCTCCCCTATTGTTTGCTAACTCAGTTCAAGCTGGGAATAATCAAGACTTACAAAAATTGTTGTCAACAGGGGAATGTCAACGTTGTCAACTATCAGGAGCTAACCTCAGTGGCGCTCATTTAATCGGTGCGGACTTACGAGGTGCAAATCTCCAAGGTGCTAATTTAACAGAAGCGAACTTAGAAGGTGCAGACCTCACGGGAGCAAATTTAGCTGGTGCAGATTTAACATCAGCTTTTGTCACCAACGTCAATTTAAAACAAGCAAATCTCAATGGTGTCAACCTCACCAGCGCCACCATTAACGATTCTAACGTTTACAAAGCATCAATGAACGACCTAACTATAACTGGTGCAGAAATTTATAACACTGGTATTGGTATTGGTGGAGACAGTTCAGAAATTCCTGATTGGGATTAG
- the metK gene encoding methionine adenosyltransferase: MSRRYLFSSESVTEGHPDKICDQISDTILDALLTHDSSSRVAAEVVVNTGLVLITGEITSKANVNYVNLVRKKIAEIGYTDAGNGFSADSASVLVALDEQSPDIAQGVDTAQETRAEDSEELFDKVGAGDQGIMFGFACNETPELMPLPISLAHRIARRLSAVRKTGDLPYLRPDGKTQVTVAYEDGKPVGIDTILISTQHTPNIGDITDGAGVQAKIKEDLWTAVVEPVFSDIDVKPNQDTRFLVNPTGKFVIGGPQGDSGLTGRKIIVDTYGGYSRHGGGAFSGKDPTKVDRSAAYATRYVAKNIVAAGLAEKCEVQLSYAIGVARPVSIFVDTFGTGKVDDEILLQLIKDHFELRPAGIIHAFNLQNLPSERGGRFYQDVAAYGHLGRPDLDLPWERTDKADALKQAANKSLSEAIATALN, translated from the coding sequence TTGTCTCGCCGTTATTTATTTTCATCCGAGTCAGTTACTGAAGGTCATCCTGATAAAATCTGTGACCAAATTTCTGATACTATTTTGGATGCCCTGTTGACACATGACTCTAGTAGCCGGGTTGCAGCTGAAGTAGTTGTTAATACTGGTTTAGTGTTAATCACTGGGGAAATCACATCCAAAGCCAATGTTAATTATGTCAATTTGGTGCGAAAGAAAATCGCGGAAATTGGCTATACTGATGCAGGAAATGGTTTTTCTGCTGACAGTGCAAGCGTACTCGTCGCGTTGGATGAACAGTCACCTGACATTGCTCAAGGTGTAGATACTGCCCAAGAAACCCGCGCAGAGGATAGTGAAGAACTGTTCGATAAAGTTGGTGCGGGTGATCAAGGTATTATGTTCGGTTTTGCGTGCAACGAAACCCCAGAATTGATGCCTTTACCCATTAGTTTGGCTCACCGGATTGCACGCAGACTGTCAGCAGTAAGGAAAACTGGTGATTTGCCATACTTGCGTCCCGATGGCAAAACCCAAGTTACCGTTGCCTATGAAGATGGTAAACCCGTAGGTATTGATACAATCTTAATTTCTACTCAGCATACACCTAATATTGGGGATATTACTGATGGTGCTGGGGTGCAAGCTAAGATCAAAGAAGACCTATGGACAGCGGTAGTAGAGCCTGTTTTCAGTGATATTGACGTTAAGCCAAATCAGGATACCCGCTTTCTAGTCAATCCTACTGGTAAGTTTGTGATTGGCGGACCACAAGGTGACTCTGGGTTAACTGGAAGGAAAATCATTGTTGATACCTACGGTGGCTACTCTCGACATGGTGGTGGTGCTTTCTCTGGCAAAGATCCCACAAAGGTAGACCGTTCTGCGGCCTATGCTACACGTTATGTAGCGAAAAATATAGTGGCGGCTGGGTTAGCAGAAAAATGCGAAGTGCAGCTAAGTTACGCTATTGGTGTAGCTAGACCTGTGAGCATTTTTGTGGATACCTTTGGAACTGGTAAGGTTGATGATGAAATCTTGCTACAGTTAATCAAAGATCACTTTGAACTGCGTCCAGCGGGAATTATCCACGCTTTCAATTTGCAAAATTTACCCAGTGAAAGAGGCGGACGTTTTTATCAGGACGTTGCAGCTTATGGTCACTTGGGTAGACCTGATTTAGATTTACCCTGGGAACGCACTGATAAGGCAGATGCGTTAAAGCAAGCGGCTAATAAGTCTCTTTCTGAGGCGATTGCTACTGCATTAAATTAA